Proteins from a single region of Salinibacter grassmerensis:
- a CDS encoding penicillin-binding transpeptidase domain-containing protein, with protein sequence MKPKDQILARMYVALTLLGLAPLAVAVQMGQIVVTETDALRDQVRAQARSSVTIPAMRGAILDRDGRGLATNTARYDLAVDPTVDGFQKQARTFFDKLAGLTDASASQYRRQVRDRHSPQYVKLREELTPRQYETIRGWDVPGVILTPEFGRRYNYGSTAAHVTGHVGSDGNGLAGLELAYDDTLTGTPGRRIVRRDRSGRIEAHVGGKVVQPERGDDLVLTIDLTRQAALENELRRGVRESGAEWGTAVAMDPSTGAILGMANVPTYNPNRPGRAPSGARRNRALTDRFEPGSTFKLVGAVSAIEQDLVSLDDSVETGDGWAVFHGYTMKDVQAHGTISFADVIAKSSNVGMAKTVKELDPGTYYQYARNMGFSQPTWIDLPGEVGGVLKRPPQWSATTQTSMAIGYEVSITPLQLITAYSALANGGLIKRPYVVAERRDVTGKTLWENEPETIRRAFREETADTLRSAFERAVEDGTGTNAQIDGLRVAGKTGTALRLADGEYSADETRASFAGFFPADAPEVALLVVLGSPQGGPHGGEVAAPVFRRVARRWAGTFPAVVDRMTPDSSPASTVAPTSATPSADTLPSGRPAAMPDLTGLSTRRAVAWLRERDIEPQLDGEGEIVRQRPRPGAPLPKTRALLTAAQ encoded by the coding sequence ATGAAGCCCAAAGACCAGATTCTGGCCCGGATGTACGTGGCGCTGACGCTGCTGGGCCTCGCCCCGCTGGCCGTCGCGGTGCAGATGGGCCAGATTGTGGTGACCGAAACGGACGCGCTCCGCGATCAGGTGCGGGCGCAGGCCCGCTCATCGGTGACGATTCCGGCCATGCGCGGTGCCATTCTGGACCGGGACGGGCGGGGCCTCGCAACCAACACGGCCCGGTACGACCTGGCCGTGGACCCCACGGTGGACGGGTTTCAGAAGCAGGCGAGGACGTTCTTTGACAAGCTGGCCGGCCTAACCGACGCGTCGGCGTCGCAGTACCGGCGGCAGGTGCGCGACCGGCACAGTCCGCAGTACGTGAAGCTACGGGAAGAGCTCACGCCCCGCCAGTACGAAACCATTCGGGGGTGGGACGTGCCGGGCGTGATTCTCACGCCGGAGTTCGGCCGGCGCTACAACTACGGGTCGACGGCGGCCCACGTGACCGGACACGTGGGGAGCGACGGGAACGGCCTCGCCGGGCTGGAGCTGGCGTACGACGACACGCTGACCGGCACGCCCGGGCGCCGCATCGTGCGACGGGACCGGAGCGGACGCATCGAGGCGCATGTGGGGGGGAAGGTGGTGCAGCCGGAGCGGGGCGACGACCTCGTGCTCACGATTGACCTGACGCGTCAGGCGGCGCTCGAAAATGAGCTTCGCCGTGGCGTGCGGGAGAGCGGGGCCGAGTGGGGAACGGCCGTGGCGATGGACCCGAGCACCGGCGCCATCCTCGGCATGGCCAATGTGCCGACCTACAATCCCAATCGTCCCGGCCGAGCCCCCAGCGGGGCGCGGCGCAATCGGGCCCTCACCGATCGGTTCGAGCCGGGCTCCACCTTCAAGCTCGTCGGGGCCGTTTCGGCCATCGAGCAGGACCTCGTGTCCCTCGACGACTCGGTAGAGACCGGCGACGGCTGGGCCGTCTTCCACGGCTACACGATGAAGGACGTGCAGGCGCACGGGACGATCTCGTTTGCCGACGTCATTGCGAAGTCGAGCAATGTAGGCATGGCCAAGACGGTGAAGGAGCTCGACCCAGGCACCTACTATCAATACGCCCGCAACATGGGTTTCAGTCAGCCCACGTGGATCGACCTTCCCGGGGAGGTGGGGGGCGTGTTGAAGCGGCCGCCTCAGTGGAGCGCCACGACTCAGACCTCGATGGCCATCGGCTACGAGGTATCGATCACGCCGCTGCAACTAATCACGGCCTACAGCGCGCTGGCGAACGGTGGCCTCATCAAGCGCCCCTATGTCGTCGCCGAGCGGCGGGACGTAACGGGGAAGACCCTTTGGGAGAACGAGCCGGAGACCATCCGGCGGGCCTTTCGGGAAGAGACAGCCGATACGCTCCGCTCCGCCTTTGAGCGCGCCGTCGAGGACGGGACGGGCACCAACGCCCAGATCGACGGCCTCCGCGTGGCGGGGAAGACGGGCACGGCCCTCCGGCTCGCGGACGGGGAGTATTCTGCGGACGAGACCCGCGCCTCCTTTGCTGGGTTTTTCCCTGCCGACGCGCCGGAGGTGGCGCTGCTTGTGGTGCTGGGGTCGCCCCAGGGAGGCCCCCACGGCGGTGAGGTGGCCGCGCCGGTATTTCGGCGGGTGGCGCGCCGGTGGGCGGGCACGTTCCCCGCGGTGGTGGACCGCATGACGCCGGACTCGTCGCCCGCCTCGACCGTGGCACCGACGAGTGCCACCCCGTCGGCGGACACGCTTCCGTCGGGGCGGCCGGCCGCGATGCCCGACCTGACTGGACTCAG